Proteins encoded by one window of Vibrio panuliri:
- the rnc gene encoding ribonuclease III produces MNSPIAILEKKLGYRFQQAELINLALTHRSANGKHNERLEFLGDSILSFVIADDLYHRFPKVNEGDMSRMRATLVRGNTLAELGREFVLGDYLKLGPGELKSGGFRRDSILADAVEAIIGAIYLDSDIETVRGIVLSWYQTRLEAIKPGVSQKDPKTRLQEFLQGRRKPLPVYTVTNIKGEAHNQEFTVSCEVAGIGSPVIGKGTSRRKAEQAAAETALEQLTNG; encoded by the coding sequence ATGAATTCTCCAATCGCAATACTAGAGAAAAAGCTTGGCTACCGCTTCCAGCAAGCCGAGCTTATCAACCTAGCGCTTACTCACCGTAGCGCGAATGGTAAGCATAATGAACGTCTTGAGTTTCTGGGCGATTCAATTTTAAGTTTTGTCATTGCTGATGATCTTTATCACCGTTTTCCAAAGGTTAACGAAGGTGATATGAGCCGTATGCGTGCAACGCTTGTGCGTGGTAACACATTGGCTGAGCTAGGGCGAGAGTTTGTCCTAGGAGATTACTTAAAATTAGGTCCAGGTGAGTTGAAAAGTGGCGGCTTCCGTCGTGATTCAATTCTTGCCGATGCTGTTGAAGCCATCATTGGCGCTATCTACCTAGATAGCGACATTGAAACGGTGCGCGGTATTGTGTTGAGCTGGTACCAAACTCGCCTAGAAGCAATTAAGCCAGGTGTATCACAGAAAGACCCTAAAACTCGCCTTCAAGAGTTCCTACAAGGTCGCAGAAAACCGCTGCCTGTCTACACAGTGACTAATATTAAAGGTGAGGCACACAACCAAGAGTTTACTGTGTCGTGTGAAGTTGCAGGTATTGGATCACCTGTAATTGGTAAAGGTACCAGTCGTCGCAAGGCAGAACAGGCGGCTGCGGAAACGGCATTAGAGCAATTAACCAATGGCTGA
- the lepB gene encoding signal peptidase I, producing MANTFSLILVLVTLVTGVVWALEKLVFAKKRQLKLAEVEAQTNGLDAAAVAKIKAQPWWIENSVSIFPVIAFVLVLRSFVYEPFQIPSGSMMPTLLVGDFILVEKYAYGLKDPVWRTQLVETGKPERGDIVVFKYPPQPSIDYIKRVVGLPGDIVRYSQDKQVCIQKTGENSCKPVKLFNVEESPFVQNGVPMMQLNEQLGAQEHQILINPLRRDRIEAYQPRPGVNEWVVPKGHYFVMGDNRDNSADSRYWGFVPEANLVGKAVGIWISFEFDRSDDSILPTWIPTGVRFNRIGGIN from the coding sequence ATGGCGAATACTTTTTCACTTATCTTAGTGCTGGTTACGTTAGTAACGGGTGTAGTTTGGGCACTGGAAAAGCTCGTGTTTGCGAAAAAACGACAGCTAAAGCTAGCGGAAGTGGAAGCGCAGACCAACGGCCTAGATGCTGCGGCAGTTGCGAAAATCAAAGCTCAGCCTTGGTGGATTGAAAATAGTGTTTCGATTTTCCCTGTGATTGCTTTTGTATTGGTTTTGCGTTCATTTGTTTATGAACCGTTTCAGATTCCATCAGGATCAATGATGCCAACACTGCTGGTTGGTGACTTTATTCTGGTAGAAAAATACGCTTACGGTTTAAAAGACCCTGTATGGCGCACACAACTGGTTGAAACCGGTAAACCAGAGCGTGGCGATATCGTGGTATTTAAGTACCCACCTCAACCAAGTATTGATTACATCAAACGTGTGGTTGGTCTGCCGGGCGATATTGTTCGTTACAGCCAAGACAAGCAAGTCTGTATTCAAAAAACGGGTGAAAATAGCTGCAAACCAGTAAAACTATTCAATGTTGAAGAGAGCCCATTTGTACAAAATGGCGTGCCTATGATGCAGTTGAATGAACAACTGGGAGCGCAAGAGCACCAAATTCTTATCAACCCGCTGCGTCGCGACCGTATCGAGGCTTACCAACCTCGTCCAGGTGTTAATGAGTGGGTTGTACCAAAAGGTCACTACTTTGTGATGGGTGATAACCGTGACAATAGTGCTGACAGCCGCTACTGGGGCTTTGTTCCAGAAGCTAATTTAGTAGGTAAAGCTGTTGGTATCTGGATCAGCTTTGAGTTTGATCGCAGTGACGATAGTATTCTGCCTACTTGGATTCCTACCGGAGTGCGCTTTAATCGCATCGGTGGGATTAACTAA
- the lepA gene encoding translation elongation factor 4 yields MKHIRNFSIIAHIDHGKSTLSDRLIQVCGGLTDREMAEQVLDSMDLERERGITIKSQSVTLNYTAKDGETYQLNFIDTPGHVDFAYEVSRSLAACEGALLVVDAGQGVEAQTLANCYTAIEMDLEVVPILNKIDLPAADPERVAEEIEEIVGIDAMEATRCSAKTGLGVDDVLETIVDKIPAPEGDADAPLQALIIDSWFDNYLGVVSLVRIKNGVLKKNDKIKVMSTGQTWGVDRLGIFTPKQVDTDVLRTGEVGWVVCGIKDILGAPVGDTLTLSKNGSETPLPGFKKVKPQVYAGLFPVSSDDYEAFRDALGKLSLNDASLFYEPENSAALGFGFRCGFLGMLHMEIIQERLEREYDLDLITTAPTVVYEVEKTDGEVFYVDSPAKLPAVNDIEEIREPIARCNILVPTDYLGNVITLCVEKRGLQVDMVYHGNQVAVTYDIPMAEVVLDFFDRLKSTSRGYASLDYNFQRFEASNMVRVDVLLNGDKVDALAMITHKDQSQTRGRQLVEKMKEFIPRQMFDIAIQAAIGNHIIARSTVKQLRKNVLAKCYGGDVSRKKKLLKKQKEGKKRMKQIGNVELPQEAFLAILHVGKD; encoded by the coding sequence ATGAAGCACATTCGTAACTTTTCGATTATCGCCCACATCGACCATGGTAAGTCGACCCTATCTGACCGTCTGATCCAAGTATGTGGTGGTCTAACCGATCGCGAAATGGCAGAGCAAGTTCTTGACTCAATGGATCTAGAACGTGAGCGTGGTATCACCATCAAATCACAGAGTGTGACTCTAAACTACACCGCTAAAGATGGTGAAACTTACCAGCTTAACTTCATCGATACGCCAGGACACGTTGACTTCGCTTACGAAGTATCGCGCTCTTTGGCTGCATGTGAAGGTGCACTATTGGTGGTTGACGCAGGTCAGGGCGTAGAAGCACAGACACTGGCGAACTGTTATACCGCAATTGAAATGGATCTTGAGGTTGTGCCAATCCTTAACAAGATCGATTTGCCTGCTGCGGATCCAGAGCGTGTCGCAGAAGAAATTGAAGAGATCGTTGGCATCGACGCGATGGAAGCTACTCGTTGTAGTGCGAAAACAGGTCTGGGTGTCGATGATGTTCTTGAAACTATCGTTGATAAAATCCCTGCCCCAGAAGGGGACGCTGATGCGCCACTGCAAGCACTAATTATTGACTCTTGGTTTGATAACTACCTTGGTGTTGTTTCATTAGTACGTATTAAAAATGGCGTTCTGAAGAAAAACGACAAGATCAAAGTGATGAGCACAGGTCAAACTTGGGGTGTCGATCGCCTAGGTATCTTTACGCCTAAGCAAGTTGATACTGATGTTTTACGCACTGGTGAAGTTGGCTGGGTTGTTTGTGGTATCAAAGACATCCTTGGCGCACCTGTTGGTGATACGCTGACGCTATCGAAAAACGGCAGTGAGACACCACTACCAGGCTTTAAAAAAGTAAAACCTCAAGTGTATGCAGGCTTGTTCCCAGTCTCTTCTGATGACTATGAAGCGTTCCGTGATGCACTTGGTAAACTGAGCCTAAACGACGCATCGCTATTCTACGAGCCAGAGAACTCTGCAGCTCTGGGCTTTGGTTTCCGCTGTGGTTTCCTTGGCATGCTGCACATGGAAATCATCCAAGAGCGTCTAGAGCGTGAATACGATCTTGATCTTATTACCACAGCACCAACGGTAGTCTACGAAGTAGAGAAAACCGACGGTGAAGTGTTCTATGTCGATAGCCCTGCAAAATTGCCAGCGGTAAACGATATTGAAGAAATTCGCGAGCCAATTGCTCGTTGTAATATCCTTGTGCCAACCGACTACTTGGGTAACGTAATCACACTATGTGTTGAGAAACGTGGTCTTCAGGTAGATATGGTATATCACGGTAACCAAGTGGCTGTGACTTACGACATCCCAATGGCAGAAGTGGTTCTAGACTTCTTTGACCGCTTAAAGTCAACGTCTCGTGGTTATGCATCATTAGACTATAACTTCCAGCGCTTTGAAGCATCGAACATGGTACGCGTAGACGTACTGTTGAACGGTGACAAAGTGGATGCGCTAGCGATGATCACCCATAAAGATCAATCACAAACTCGTGGTCGTCAGTTGGTTGAGAAAATGAAAGAGTTCATTCCTCGTCAAATGTTCGATATTGCGATTCAAGCGGCAATTGGTAACCACATTATTGCTCGCTCAACCGTGAAACAGCTACGTAAAAACGTACTGGCAAAATGTTACGGTGGTGACGTGAGTCGTAAGAAGAAACTGTTGAAGAAACAGAAAGAAGGTAAGAAACGCATGAAGCAGATCGGTAACGTAGAGCTGCCTCAAGAAGCGTTCCTAGCAATTCTTCATGTTGGTAAAGATTAA
- a CDS encoding SoxR reducing system RseC family protein encodes MMTALATVSAVTQKSSGYDVELSCEQQTSCSSCSSQKSCGTGIVSKAVGKKILHWQLFTQQALSVGQVVEIGMAEKSLLQSAAIVYLTPLFALIAGAALAHLWIAPWLGLGEGVVILLSALFAAGGIALAKRLAGRIERQSSQQVILLRVLGEPIQ; translated from the coding sequence ATGATGACGGCATTGGCCACCGTTTCTGCGGTGACCCAAAAATCATCAGGGTATGATGTTGAACTGAGTTGTGAGCAGCAGACAAGCTGCTCTAGCTGCTCATCTCAAAAAAGTTGTGGAACCGGCATTGTCTCTAAAGCAGTGGGTAAAAAAATACTGCATTGGCAATTGTTTACCCAACAAGCATTAAGCGTAGGACAGGTCGTTGAGATTGGTATGGCGGAAAAAAGCCTGCTGCAATCAGCGGCGATCGTATATTTAACGCCTTTGTTCGCTTTGATTGCTGGCGCCGCTTTAGCCCACCTATGGATTGCCCCTTGGCTTGGGTTAGGTGAAGGCGTGGTAATCTTGCTATCAGCCTTGTTTGCTGCTGGGGGAATCGCCTTAGCCAAACGCCTTGCGGGACGCATCGAGCGACAATCTTCGCAACAAGTCATATTATTAAGAGTATTGGGAGAACCTATCCAGTGA
- the rseB gene encoding sigma-E factor regulatory protein RseB, with protein sequence MKKFLISALTLFSLTSPMAFADEKAAEALLHQMNEASQQLNYELSYILIKKNSIEPLLYRHARGEQEHYAHLVYLSGPVREVIRRGNEVSYIEPGVEPFTIESGEMVAPTIPLLNSDADELSEYYDFIKVGRAREAGTACQVLRVVPKDGLRYSYILWVDEKTKLPLRADLIDRDGEVLEQYRTIAYSVSDRLVEIMSGLKNVKLPQVISLPKAQERESFWTVSWIPKGFEAKELNRYRMGVTDRMVESQMYSDGLFSFSIYVSQRDDHSLKGQIVRQGRRTLHSYVRGDAEISVVGDIPPETAKRIAQSVTINAPTEK encoded by the coding sequence ATGAAAAAATTCCTGATCAGTGCGCTGACACTGTTCAGTTTGACTTCTCCAATGGCCTTTGCAGACGAAAAAGCTGCAGAGGCTTTGTTGCATCAAATGAACGAAGCCAGTCAGCAACTTAATTATGAACTGTCTTACATCCTGATTAAGAAAAACAGTATTGAACCTTTGCTCTATCGTCATGCTCGTGGCGAGCAGGAGCATTATGCACATCTCGTCTATCTCAGCGGTCCCGTTCGCGAGGTGATTCGTCGCGGTAACGAGGTGAGTTATATTGAGCCGGGTGTCGAACCTTTTACCATTGAATCGGGTGAAATGGTGGCGCCGACTATACCGCTTTTAAACTCAGATGCAGATGAACTGAGCGAGTACTATGATTTTATTAAAGTCGGCCGTGCTCGTGAAGCGGGGACCGCATGCCAAGTTCTGCGCGTCGTACCTAAAGATGGTTTGCGTTACAGCTATATCCTTTGGGTTGATGAAAAAACCAAGCTGCCGTTGCGAGCAGACTTGATCGACCGCGATGGTGAAGTTCTCGAACAGTACCGTACGATTGCTTATAGTGTGAGTGACCGTCTGGTCGAAATTATGAGTGGCTTGAAGAACGTCAAGCTGCCGCAAGTGATCTCGCTGCCGAAAGCTCAAGAGCGTGAGTCATTTTGGACAGTGAGTTGGATTCCGAAAGGGTTTGAGGCGAAAGAACTCAATCGTTATCGGATGGGCGTGACCGATAGAATGGTTGAAAGTCAGATGTACAGTGATGGTTTGTTTAGTTTCTCCATCTATGTTTCACAACGTGACGATCATTCCTTGAAGGGGCAAATCGTTCGCCAAGGTCGCCGGACATTACACTCTTACGTCCGTGGAGATGCTGAAATCTCGGTGGTCGGCGATATTCCGCCTGAAACCGCGAAACGTATTGCTCAATCAGTTACGATAAACGCACCAACAGAGAAGTAA
- a CDS encoding sigma-E factor negative regulatory protein: MADKEKLSALMDGELVDKAFIAELESDQQGLEAWKNYHLIGDVLRGEAPAKPEWNIAESVALALENEPAHTPFSTDNVTNINDARIESQPKPRVAALHLPNWLTQFGQVGIAACVSLAVILGVQQHGSSATTEADQLPVLQTVPFAGSAEPVSLTRESVEQAPKNSLNVQEQRRRINAMLQDYELQLRLHSGNAVDLNVDPDTVVE; encoded by the coding sequence ATGGCTGACAAAGAGAAACTTTCAGCACTCATGGATGGAGAGTTGGTCGACAAAGCTTTTATAGCAGAGCTAGAGAGTGACCAACAAGGCTTAGAAGCTTGGAAGAACTATCATCTTATTGGTGATGTGCTTCGTGGTGAAGCTCCAGCAAAGCCTGAGTGGAATATTGCTGAAAGCGTTGCTTTAGCGCTAGAAAATGAACCGGCTCATACTCCGTTTAGTACCGATAATGTCACAAATATCAATGATGCTCGTATAGAGTCTCAACCGAAGCCAAGAGTGGCTGCGCTACACTTACCAAACTGGCTAACACAGTTTGGGCAAGTGGGTATTGCTGCGTGTGTCTCTTTGGCAGTGATTTTAGGGGTGCAGCAACATGGAAGCAGCGCAACTACTGAAGCTGATCAGCTACCAGTACTGCAAACTGTGCCTTTTGCTGGTAGTGCGGAGCCTGTTAGCTTAACGCGTGAAAGTGTTGAGCAAGCGCCGAAGAACAGTCTCAATGTACAAGAACAGCGTCGTCGTATAAATGCGATGCTGCAAGACTATGAACTTCAACTAAGACTCCACAGTGGAAACGCAGTAGATCTTAATGTCGACCCAGATACGGTAGTTGAATGA
- the rpoE gene encoding RNA polymerase sigma factor RpoE: MNEQLTDQVLIERVQNGDKQAFNLLVLRYQNKVCNLISRYVSNPGDVPDVAQEAFIKAYRAIPSFRGESAFYTWLYRIAVNTAKNHIVAQSRRPPAQDVDTEEAEYYENGSALKEISNPENLTLSKELKQVVFSAIEALPDDLKTAMTLRELDGLSYEEIAEVMDCPVGTVRSRIFRAREAVEKKIQPLLQR; this comes from the coding sequence ATGAACGAGCAACTGACCGATCAAGTATTAATTGAGCGAGTTCAGAATGGAGATAAGCAAGCATTCAATTTATTAGTTTTGAGGTATCAAAACAAAGTCTGCAATCTTATTTCTCGTTACGTAAGCAATCCGGGAGACGTGCCTGACGTAGCGCAAGAAGCATTTATTAAAGCTTATCGAGCAATACCTAGTTTTCGCGGTGAAAGCGCATTTTATACTTGGTTGTATCGTATTGCTGTTAATACTGCGAAGAACCACATAGTGGCACAAAGCCGTAGGCCTCCAGCGCAAGATGTGGACACTGAAGAAGCTGAATATTACGAAAATGGCAGTGCATTGAAAGAAATATCGAACCCTGAGAACTTAACGTTGTCCAAGGAATTGAAGCAAGTAGTTTTCAGTGCGATAGAAGCACTACCTGATGATTTAAAAACTGCGATGACTCTACGTGAACTCGATGGTTTGAGTTACGAAGAGATTGCCGAAGTTATGGATTGCCCAGTAGGAACAGTACGTTCGCGTATTTTCCGTGCACGTGAAGCGGTGGAGAAAAAAATCCAACCTCTTCTGCAACGCTAG
- the nadB gene encoding L-aspartate oxidase: MNANREHQCDVLVIGSGAAGLSLALRVAEHGKVIVLSKGPRSEGATYYAQGGIAAVFDESDSIDSHVEDTLIAGGGICEEETVKFIAENAKECVQWLIDGGVPFDRVENDSDEKPRYHLTREGGHSHRRILHAADATGMAMQTSLQDNVHNHPNITVLERHNALDLITEDKIGGDNKKVVGAYIWNRNQEHVETVRSKFVVLATGGASKVYQYTSNPDVSSGDGIAMAWRAGCRVANLEFNQFHPTCLFHPEARNFLLTEALRGEGAYLRRPDGSRFMPDFDERAELAPRDVVARAIDYEMKRLGADCMYLDISHKPAEFIEKHFPTIYTRLMDLGIDMTKEPIPIVPAAHYTCGGVMVDKTGSTDLQNLYAIGEVSYTGLHGANRMASNSLLECVVYAAAAASDIIRNHQDVAMPPALPCWDESQVSNSDEEVIIQHNWHELRLFMWDYMGIVRTNKRLERALRRIQMLQQETHEYYSNFRVSNNLLELRNLLQVAELMVRCAMERKESRGLHYTLDYPDLLENSGPTILVPEKLK; this comes from the coding sequence ATGAACGCAAACCGTGAACATCAGTGTGATGTGTTAGTGATAGGTAGTGGTGCTGCCGGTCTATCGTTAGCGTTGCGTGTTGCCGAGCACGGCAAAGTCATTGTGTTAAGTAAAGGACCACGCAGTGAAGGTGCAACCTATTACGCTCAAGGCGGTATCGCAGCCGTCTTTGACGAGTCAGACAGTATCGATTCTCATGTTGAAGATACGTTAATTGCCGGTGGCGGAATCTGTGAAGAAGAAACTGTTAAGTTCATCGCAGAGAACGCAAAAGAATGTGTGCAATGGCTGATCGATGGTGGTGTACCCTTTGACCGTGTTGAAAATGACAGTGATGAAAAACCTCGCTACCACTTAACGCGCGAAGGTGGTCATAGTCACCGCCGTATTTTGCATGCCGCTGACGCAACCGGTATGGCAATGCAAACATCTCTGCAAGATAATGTTCATAATCATCCTAATATCACCGTATTAGAGCGCCACAATGCGCTTGACCTCATTACTGAGGATAAAATCGGTGGCGACAATAAAAAAGTCGTGGGTGCTTACATATGGAACCGCAACCAAGAGCATGTCGAAACTGTGCGCAGCAAATTTGTCGTACTGGCGACAGGTGGCGCATCTAAGGTGTACCAATACACCTCTAACCCTGATGTCTCTTCTGGCGACGGTATTGCAATGGCTTGGCGCGCTGGTTGCCGTGTTGCAAACCTTGAGTTCAACCAATTCCACCCAACTTGCCTTTTCCACCCAGAAGCGCGTAACTTCCTGCTAACCGAAGCCCTACGTGGTGAAGGTGCTTACCTGCGCCGTCCTGATGGTTCTCGATTTATGCCGGACTTTGACGAGCGTGCAGAACTCGCTCCTCGTGACGTCGTTGCTCGAGCCATCGATTATGAGATGAAACGTCTAGGTGCTGACTGTATGTACCTTGATATCAGTCATAAGCCTGCCGAGTTTATCGAGAAGCATTTCCCAACCATCTACACTCGTTTGATGGACTTGGGCATTGATATGACCAAAGAACCGATTCCAATCGTTCCAGCGGCCCACTATACCTGTGGCGGTGTGATGGTGGATAAAACGGGCAGCACTGACTTGCAAAACCTTTATGCCATTGGTGAAGTGAGCTACACGGGTCTGCATGGTGCCAACCGCATGGCGTCTAACTCGCTGCTTGAATGTGTGGTGTATGCGGCCGCGGCTGCCAGTGACATTATTCGCAACCACCAAGACGTTGCGATGCCACCTGCACTGCCATGTTGGGATGAGAGCCAAGTCAGCAACAGCGATGAAGAAGTGATCATCCAGCACAACTGGCATGAACTGCGTCTGTTTATGTGGGACTATATGGGGATTGTGCGCACCAATAAACGTCTTGAGCGTGCACTGCGCCGTATCCAAATGTTGCAGCAAGAAACTCATGAGTACTACAGCAACTTCCGTGTTTCTAACAACTTACTTGAGTTACGTAACCTCCTGCAAGTCGCCGAACTAATGGTGCGTTGTGCAATGGAACGTAAAGAGAGTCGTGGCCTGCACTATACGCTTGATTACCCAGATCTGTTGGAAAACAGTGGGCCAACAATCTTGGTACCAGAAAAACTCAAATAA
- a CDS encoding FAD assembly factor SdhE: MYTAEEKARIKWACRRGMLELDVVIMPFFEECFDALTETEQRDFVSLLECDDPDLFAWVMGHGRSENLSHASMVDKIVAHNLSKVR; the protein is encoded by the coding sequence ATGTACACCGCAGAAGAAAAAGCGCGCATTAAATGGGCATGCCGCCGAGGTATGTTAGAACTGGATGTCGTCATTATGCCGTTTTTCGAAGAGTGTTTTGATGCATTAACTGAGACAGAGCAACGAGATTTTGTATCGTTGCTAGAGTGTGATGACCCCGATCTTTTTGCTTGGGTAATGGGGCATGGTCGCAGTGAGAACTTAAGTCATGCGTCGATGGTAGATAAAATTGTCGCCCACAACCTCAGCAAAGTTCGTTAA
- the ygfZ gene encoding tRNA-modifying protein YgfZ, translated as MDWLNDFAPLSHQASDTLPELMLTHLNSWGVVTLIGDDAKSYLQGQVTCDVVQLDASESTFGAHCDAKGKVWSIFRLFHHQNGYALFEPKSSIEKQLAEIKKYAIFSKVTIEQSDSILLGVMGEKADQWIDTLSEQQGNVRAIEGGTAVRIDAQRWLLVLNQNVAVALVESAQATCVAESLWCRFDIEAALPIVEQEEQTQHIPQALNLQALGGISFKKGCYTGQETVARAKYRGINKRAMYIVKGHAANALEEHTELERAVGENWRSAGKLMAHYRFNDGETIGLVVLPNNLEADTPLRLAHQPESIWAIQPLPYSLDDE; from the coding sequence ATGGATTGGCTTAACGACTTTGCCCCTCTATCGCACCAAGCCAGCGATACTCTGCCAGAACTTATGCTCACTCATCTCAATTCATGGGGCGTAGTGACATTGATTGGTGATGATGCCAAATCTTATCTGCAAGGTCAGGTCACTTGCGATGTGGTTCAACTCGATGCTAGCGAGTCGACTTTTGGTGCGCATTGTGACGCCAAAGGCAAAGTGTGGTCTATTTTCCGCCTTTTCCACCATCAGAACGGTTACGCACTGTTTGAACCTAAGTCTTCGATAGAAAAACAGCTTGCTGAAATCAAAAAGTACGCAATTTTCTCCAAAGTCACCATCGAGCAAAGCGATAGCATCCTGCTCGGTGTGATGGGTGAAAAAGCAGACCAGTGGATCGATACTCTCAGTGAGCAACAAGGCAACGTACGTGCAATTGAAGGCGGCACTGCGGTACGAATCGATGCGCAACGTTGGCTGCTTGTGCTTAACCAAAATGTGGCAGTAGCTCTCGTCGAGTCAGCGCAAGCAACATGCGTTGCTGAGTCACTCTGGTGCCGATTTGATATTGAAGCAGCTTTGCCGATTGTTGAGCAAGAAGAGCAAACGCAACACATTCCACAAGCCTTGAATCTACAAGCTCTGGGCGGAATTAGCTTTAAAAAAGGATGTTACACAGGCCAAGAGACTGTTGCTCGAGCTAAATATCGTGGCATCAACAAACGAGCAATGTATATCGTCAAAGGACACGCTGCCAACGCACTTGAAGAGCATACTGAATTAGAACGTGCAGTTGGTGAGAACTGGCGTAGTGCAGGTAAATTAATGGCACATTACCGTTTTAATGACGGTGAAACCATTGGCCTTGTCGTGCTACCCAACAATCTAGAAGCAGACACTCCACTTCGTCTTGCTCATCAACCTGAGTCAATTTGGGCGATTCAACCATTACCATACTCACTCGATGACGAATAA
- a CDS encoding aminoacyl-tRNA deacylase produces MTNNLVTQVTEFLDIQQVEYRLLMHQTAAVSIEDAAKQRGIRPSQMVKAILLRDMGDQYALACVPGDRSVDPKKVRAVLNCRRMTCVDLSLVEAITGYAIGTVTPLLLKQPMPVIFDHTILDEKQVTISSGSKLAGISLACEDLIELCHPMFASIHR; encoded by the coding sequence ATGACGAATAACCTTGTAACCCAAGTCACCGAGTTCCTCGATATTCAGCAGGTGGAGTACCGCCTGCTGATGCATCAAACGGCGGCTGTCAGCATTGAAGATGCTGCCAAGCAACGAGGTATTCGCCCTTCGCAAATGGTCAAAGCTATTTTACTGCGCGATATGGGCGATCAATATGCCCTCGCTTGTGTGCCTGGCGATCGCTCTGTCGACCCCAAAAAAGTACGTGCTGTATTAAATTGTCGTCGTATGACTTGTGTGGATTTAAGTTTGGTCGAGGCGATCACTGGCTACGCCATCGGCACAGTCACCCCTCTGTTACTCAAGCAGCCAATGCCTGTTATTTTCGATCACACCATCCTCGATGAAAAACAAGTCACCATTAGCAGCGGTTCTAAGCTCGCCGGCATCTCTTTAGCGTGTGAAGATTTAATCGAGTTGTGTCACCCGATGTTCGCCTCAATACATCGCTAG
- a CDS encoding DUF1107 domain-containing protein, with amino-acid sequence MRLFKRYTPSMIAKHVSRLFKGRIYIYGVGKFEFDNGKLVLPERAERRHYQAVKEVNQEIMKLRCAYA; translated from the coding sequence ATGAGACTGTTTAAGCGCTATACTCCAAGTATGATTGCTAAACACGTAAGTCGGCTATTTAAAGGAAGAATCTATATCTATGGTGTAGGTAAGTTTGAGTTTGACAATGGAAAACTTGTCCTTCCGGAAAGGGCAGAGCGAAGACACTATCAAGCCGTCAAAGAAGTGAATCAAGAGATTATGAAATTGCGCTGCGCGTATGCATAA